Part of the Planctomycetota bacterium genome is shown below.
CTACGACCCCCGTTTCGAGCACGACAACTGTGGCTTCGGCTTCGTGGCCAACGTGGCAGGGCGGCGATCGCACAGGCTCTTCACGCGGGCGCTCGAAATGCTCACCCACATGGAGCACCGCGGCGGATGCGGGTGTGATCCGGGCAGCGGCGACGGCGCCGGCGTACTGGTCGGCATGCCAGACAGCTTCCTCCGGCGGGCCGCAGGCGAGATCAAGATCGACTTACCACCGGCCGGCGAGTTCGCGGTCGGGATGATGTTCCTCCCGCAGGACACCGTCCAGCGGCGAAAGTGCGAACGACTCTTCGAGCGCGTGCTGGCCGACTACGACATGCAGGTCCTCGGCTGGCGCGACGTGCCGACCGACAACCGCAGCCTCGGCCACGACGCCAAAGAGGCCGAGCCGACGGTCCGCCAAGCGTTCGTCGGCATGCGGCGTAGCTTCTACGACCGAGGCGACTTCAACCGCCGGCTCTACCTGGTCCGCCAACGCGTAGAAAACCACGTCGAGTTCGGCGACGCCCGCGACTGGCCCGATGCGGTCAAGGAGCAGTTCTACCTCTGCACGCTCAGCACCAACCGCCTCGTCTACAAAGGCATGCTGACCGCCCCGCAGCTGGGCACGTACTACCCGGACCTTCTGGACGACGACTTCGCCAGCCACTTCGCGATCGTCCACAGCCGCTTCTCGACCAACACGTTCCCGAGCTGGCGGCTTGCCCATCCGTACCGATATCTCGCCCACAATGGCGAAATCAACACCATCCGCGGCAATCGCAACTGGATGCGGGCCCGTTACGGCAGCCTGAAGTCCGACCGCTTCGGTGCAGAGCTCGACAAGCTGTTCCCGATCCTTTCGAGCTCGACCAGCGACTCGGCGACGCTCGACAATGCCCTGCAGTTCCTCGCCGTCAACGGCCGGAGCATCGCGCATTCGATGCTCATGCTCATCCCCGAGGCGTGGCAGAACGACCCGCGGATGGATCCCGAGCTTCGCGCGTTCTACGAGTACCACGCGTGTCTCATGGAGCCGTGGGACGGCCCGGCAGGCGTTGCGTTTACCAACGGCCGACAGCTCGGTGCCGTGCTCGACCGCAACGGTCTCCGGCCCGCACGCTACTACCTGACGCACGACGACATGCTCGTCATGGGCAGCGAGGCGGGGGCGATTGAGTTGCCGCCGGAGGACATCAAGCAGAAGTGGCGTCTCCAGCCGGGCAAGATGCTCCTGGCCGACTTCGAGCAGGGTCGCATCATCGACGATGGCGAACTCAAGGGCGACCTGCTCGACGCCCGCCCTTGGGCGCGGTGGCTTCGCGAGAGCCTGGTCGACGTCGAGGCCCGCATGGCCGAGGAGCGGTCGAAGGACATCCGCGGCAGCTTCGCCTCGCCGACGGGCCCGCGTGTTGGTGCCTCGCCCGAGCCCGTCCGCGACCACGACGGCCTGTCGACCGAAACGATGAAGCCGACCGGCGATCGCGACGCGTCTGGCGATGCACTGCTCAAAGCGCAACGTGCCTTCGGCTACACGAACGAAGACCTGCGGATGCTCATCTACCCGATGGCTGCCTCTGGTGCCGAGGCCGTGGGCAGCATGGGCGCAGACACGCCGTTGGCATGTCTGTCAGATCGGCCGCAGCCGCTGTTCAACTACTTCAAGCAGCTGTTCGCCCAGGTAACGAATCCGCCGCTGGACGCGATTCGCGAAGAGATGGTGACGAGTCTCGTCACGTACCTCGGCCACGAGAAGAACCTGCTCGACGAGTCGCCCGACCACGCGCGGCTACTCAAGCTGCGCGGGCCGATCATTTCCAGTGAAGAGCTTGCCTGGATCCGCGACTTTGGCGAGTCGAAGGAAGGCTCCGAAGACTTCTCGTCAGCGACGGTGCCGTTCCTGTTCGATCGTCCGTCGGACGACGCGACTGACGAAGAGGTCGCCGCAGCGTTGGAACTGGCGGTCGACGAGCTGTGCCACGAAGTCAGTGAGGCCGTCCACGACGGCCGAAACATCATCGTCCTTTCCGACCGCGGTGTGAGCGAAGACCGCGTGCCGATTCCGTCACTCCTGGCCGTCGCGGCGGTCCATCACTACTTGATCCGTGACGGCACGCGGAACCAGTGCGGCATCATCGTCGAGACGGGCGAGGCCCGCGAAGGCCACCACTTCTGCTGTCTGCTTGGTTACGGAGCCGGGGCGATCAACCCGTACCTGGCGCTTGAGACGATCAGCGACCTGCACGCCGACGGTCTGCTCCCGCCGCAAGACTCGGCCGAGGCCGCCAAGCGGAACTACGTCAAGGCCGCCCACAAGGCGATCCTGAAGGTCGCGAGCAAGATGGGCATCAGCACCGTCCAGAGCTATCGCGCCGCCCAGATTTTCGAGGCCCTCGGCATCGGCGAGAACGTCATCGATCGCTACTTCGTCGACACGCCCAGCCGCATCGGCGGCATCGGCATGGCCGAGATCGGACGCGAGGCGATCATGAAGCACCGCGTCGCTTACCCGCGTGTGGAAGCGGAGAAGGCCCGCGTTCTTGATGCCGGCGGCTACTACCAGTGGCGGCGCGACGGCGAGTACCACCAGTGGAATCCGAACACCGTCGCCAAGCTGCAGCACGCGGTTCGCGTCGATTCGAAGAAGTCGTACGACCAGTACGCCAAGCTCGTCGACGACGACGCCCGGGCCAAGAGCACGCTGCGTGGCCTGATGACGATCGAGCCGAAGAATGAGGCGGTGCCACTCGACGAGGTCGAATCGGCCAAGGAGATCGTCAAGCGGTTCGCCACCGGTGCAATGAGCTTTGGCTCGATCAGTGCCGAGGCGCATGAGACGCTCGCCATTGCCATGAACGAGATCGGCGGCAAGAGCAACTCGGGCGAGGGCGGCGAAGATCCGGACCGCTACATCCAGCTCGGCGTCAACGGCGAGGCGAGGAGCAATCCGCGACGCAGTGCTATCAAGCAGGTCGCCTCCGGCCGATTCGGCGTGCACGGCGAGTACCTCCGCAACAGCGACCAGATTCAGATCAAGGTCGCCCAGGGTGCCAAGCCGGGTGAGGGCGGCGCGCTAAGCGGTCAGAAGGTCGACGAGACGATTGCCCGCGTCCGCCATTCCACGCCGGGCGTCGGCCTGATCTCGCCGCCGCCGCACCACGACATCTACTCGATCGAGGACCTCGCGCAGCTCATCCACGACTGCAAGAACATCAACCCGCAGGCGGACGTCAGCGTCAAGCTCGTTAGCGAAGTCGGCGTCGGCACGGTCGCGGCCGGCGTCGCCAAGGCCAAGGCCGACCACATCGTCATCGCCGGCTTCGACGGCGGCACGGGCAACGCTGCGTTGTCGTCCATCAAGCATTGCGGCCTGCCGTGGGAGCTGGGCCTCGCCGAGACGCAGCAGACGCTTCTCAAAAACGGCTTGCGTGGTCGCATCCGTCTTCAGGCCGACGGCGGCATGAAGACTGGCCGCGATGTGGTGATCGCTGCGCTACTCGGTGCGGAAGAAGTCGGCTTCAGCACGGCCCCGCTCATTGCGCTCGGCTGCATCATGATGCGGGTCTGCCACCTCAACACGTGTCCGGTCGGCATCGCGACGCAGGACCCGGAGCTTCGCAAGAAGTTCGTCGGAACGCCGGAGAATGTGATCAACTTCATGTTCTTCATCGCCGAGGAGGTGCGCGAGCACATGGCCAAGCTCGGCTTCCGCACGTTCGACGAGATGGTCGGCCGCAGCGACTGCCTGAAGTTCGCCGACCTGTCGGCTCATCCGAAGCTGCGTCACCTCGACCTGTCACCGATCGTCCGTCACGTCGAGCCGCGTGAGAATGATGCACCGCGCAACATCATCGAGCAGGATCACGAACTGGACCGCGCGCTCGACAACCGCCTGATCGAACTGGCCGAGCCGGCACTGGACCGAGGCGAGAAGGTTCATGCCGAAGTGCCAGTTCGGAACGTCAACCGGACCTGCGGCACCATGCTCAGCGGCAAGGTCGCGGAGAAGTTCGGCCTGCGTGGGCTGGACGACGACACGATCCGCTTCCAGTTCTCCGGCACGGCTGGGCAGAGCTTCGGCGCGTTCCTCGCGAAGGGCGTGACGCTCGAACTCGAAGGCGACGCCAACGATTACGTCGGCAAGGGCCTTTCCGGCGGACGCGTCGTGGTCTACCCACCCGACGAGAGCACCTTCAAAGCGGAAGAGAACATCATCGCCGGCAACGTGATCGGCTACGGCGCGATCGCTGGCGAGCTGTTCCTCCGCGGCGTCGTCGGTGAGCGGTTCTGCGTCCGAAACAGCGGCGCAAACGCGGTGGCCGAGGGCTGCGGCGACCACGGCTGCGAATACATGACCGGCGGGCGTGTCCTCCTGCTCGGCAAGACCGGTCGCAACTTCGCCGCAGGCATGTCGGGCGGCATCGCCTACGTCTACGACCCCGACGACGATCTGGCCGCGCGATGCAACATGGAGATGGTCGAACTCGGCCCCGTCGACGAGGCGGACGATCTCGAGACGGTGCGACGCCTGATGACCCGGCACGTCGAGCTGACCAACAGCCCGGTCGCCCGCGGGATGCTGGAGCACTTCGACTCAGCGATCTCGTTTTTCAAGCGCGTGATGCCCATCGACTACCGGCGCGTGCTCGAAGAACGTCGGATGCGGGCAGTCGCAACGAACACGTCGGCCGCTTCCGCGGCGACATGATTGTTGACCATTTGTCAACAATCTGGTATCTTGTAGTTCGATGGATCGCTTCGAACAGGCGCGAGCGGTTCGCGCACTCGCGGTCGACGCTCTCCACGAGGCGGCGACCCTCCGGCGACGGATCGACGACCTGCGTTGGGCGTGCGAGGACCTCGAAGATGCTTTGATCGATCTGGATCAAGCGATAGAGGCACACATCACGCCGCAGATTCAGGATGCAACAAATGCGGTTGTCGAGATCTACCTCATTGTCACCAAAATGACGGGTCCACTGGGCTGAGTCTTTCCGAGAAAGAAACACGATGCGACGTCCCCGCCGAACGAAGTTCAACGATCAGGCCAAGGCCGTTGTCGAGTATCTCATCAGCGAACACGACATGACCGTGACGCAGATCGCCGAGATCTGCCAGGTCGATAAGTCGTTCATCAGCCGCTGCAAGAATGGCGAGCGTGAGTTGAGCTACGACCATTTGGATCGTTTGTCGCTCGCTCTGGACGTCGTCCCCGGTGCGCTCTTGTTCGCAGCGATGCCGATGAGAGTGCCGCACCGGAATCCACGGCTTCGCGAACTTCATGAACAGTGCGTCGCTTTGCTCAACGCGGCGAGTCCTGGCTTCCAGAAACCAAAGAAGAGGAAGCGTGACGACGGTGAGACCCCGCCGACGTCTGCGGCGGCGTGAGATGATGCATCACCGCTGCCGATTCGGGTAGAGCCAATCCGCAAGATCCGCCGGCCAGTCGCGTTCGAAGAACAGCGGCTGGCCGGTCTTGGGATGGGCGAAACCAAGAAACCGCGCGTGGAGCGCCTGACGCGGCGGCGGGTCGGCTTCCTTGCCCGTGCCGTAGAGCTTGTCGCCGCAGATCGGGTGGCCGAGTTCGGAGAGGTGGATGCGAATCTGATGCGTCCGTCCGGTCTCCAGCCGGCACTCGACGAGGCCCAGCTCCCCAATGTCGCCGCTGGGCTGGACGTGCGTGATCGCGCGTTGGGCTCGTTCGTCGCTTTGGCCCGGCTTGAGGCTGCCGCGTTTCCCGTCGCCACGATCGCGGACGATCAGCGTGTTCACCGTCCGTCTCGGCGGCGGGCCGTTGCGGGTGACGGCGGCGTAGACGCGGTCAATGTCGTGCGCCTGAAACCGGCGGATCAGCTCGCGCTCGGCACCAGCGTTTCGAGCGAAGATCATCAGGCCGCTGGTGTCACGATCGAGCCGGTGGACCGGAAAGACCGTCTTGCCGCGATCGTGTGGGCGACTCAGTCGTTTCGTGAGCAGTTCGTCGAGCGTCGGTTGCCGCTCGCGTCGTTCGCGACTCATCTTCGACTCGCGCGGCTCTCGCACGCTCACAATGCCTGCCGGTTTGTCGACGACCACGACGTCGCGGTCCTGGTAGACGATGTCGAGGTCTTTGGCTTCCTTCGGCTTGGCGGCCGGGGTGTCGAGTAGGTTGACGACGTCGCCGGTCTTGAGTCGCCGAGCCGGGTCGAGACAGAGGTTGCCATGGACGGCGACGCGTCGCTCGAAGACGCGCATCTCCGCCTCGCCCCACGAAACGCGGAGCTTCTGCTTAAGCACCGCCCCGAGCGTCTTGCCGCCCAGTTCCTGGCTCACGTGGATGATCTGGCCCGCCGCCTTTGCCACGCGGCAGGTTACGCTCTGCCATGCAGCCGCTTTCGGGTCGCCAGCCGGTTCATGCTCGGAACGTCGTCGCGACGAGTCAGCCGCTGGCGACGCAGGCCGGTCTTGAAATGCTAAGCCTCGGCGGCAGCGCGGTCGACGCGGCCATCGCGGCGGCGGTGTGTCTGACCGTCGTCGAGCCGACCAGCAACGGCATCGGCGGCGACCTGTTTGCAATCGTCAACGACGGCGATGACCTCGTCGGCCTCAATGCCAGCGGCCGATCGCCAGCTGCGTGGACGCCGGACCGCTTCGCAGGTCTTGACAAGATGCCGTGGCGCGGCTGGGACAGCGTCACATTGCCGGGCTGCGTCGCCGGCTGGGTTGACCTCAGCGATCGATTCGGTCGGCTCCCTTTTAAGCAACTTTTCGAGCCGGCTATTCACCAAGCCCGAGACGGCTTCCCGGTCAGCCCGATCACAGCAGATGCCTGGAAGCGTGCTGAGACCGTCTTTGGTGAGCCGGCATTCGTCGACACGTTCCTGCCGGCACCGGCCTCGAGTGAGGTCTGGCGGAGCGAAGGCCATGCTTCGACTTTGCAGGCAATCGCCGACTCGAAGGGCGAGTCGTTCTACCGCGGCGATCTCGCAAGACAGATCGTCGCCGCAAGCGATGCCGGCGGTGGGTCGATGACGCTGGCCGACCTCGCCTCCCACGAGAACCTCTGGCACACCGAAACGGAGCTGATGCGGACCGACGCCCTCGGCGTCTCGCTCTACGAAATGCCGCCCAACGGCCAGGGCATCGCGGCCTGCCTTGCCCTCGGAATCTGCCAACGCCTCGACTGCGACGACTGGCACAGCGAGCAAGGCCTCCACCTCCAGATCGAGGCGATGAAGCTCGCTTTTGCTGACCTGCACACACACGTCGCGGACCGCGACGTGATGTCGTTCGATCCCGCGGCGTTGCTCAACGAGACTTACCTCGACGAGCGTGCCAAGCTGATCGACCGTGAGCGAGCCACGACCTACGCGGCCGGCGTGCCCACCGACGGCGGCACGGTGAACCTCGTCGCCTGCGACGCCGACGGTCTGATGATCTCGCTCATCCAGAGCAACTACGCCGGCTTCGGCAGCGGCATCGTCGTGCCCGGCACCGGCATCGCCCTGCAGAATCGCGGTGCCGGCTTCGTCACAACGCCTGGGCATCCGAACCAGGTCGGCCCGAGCAAGCGGCCGTTCCACACGATCATCCCCGGCTTCGTCAAACGCGACGGCAAGCCGCTTCTGCCGTTCGGCCTGATGGGCGGCCCGATGCAGGCGCAGGGCCACCTGCAGCTCATGCTCCGCGTCTTCGCCAGCGGCCAGGGCGTACAGCACGCCATCGACGCCCCACGCTGGCAGGTCATGGGAGGTTTGAAAGTGCTCGTCGAGCCCGGTCTCGACGCCGACGCCCTGCGCCACCGCGGTCACGAAGTCACCGTTTCCGACTTCCGCCCCTTCGGCGGGGCACAGCTCGCCCAACGCCTCGAAAACGGCACCTACGCCGCCGCCAGCGACCCACGCAAAGACGGTCACGCCGGCGGCTTTTGAGCGGTCCGGGTCGTAGACTTCCCGACGATGGGTAAGCCGACGGGATTCAAAGAGATCGCGCGTGAGACCAGGCGGCGGAGGCCTGTGGAGCTGCGCATCAAGGACTGGGACGAGATCTACATCCCGCTCGAAGACCAGAACCTCCGCAATCAGGGTGCCCGCTGCATGGATTGCGGCGTCCCGTTCTGCAACAACGGCTGTCCGCTGGGCAACCAGATCCCCGACTGGAACGACCTGGTCTATCGCGATCGCTGGTACGAGGCATACCAGTCGCTGGCTCGCACGAACAACTTCCCCGAGTTCACCGGCCGCATCTGTCCGGCCCCGTGCGAGGAGGCGTGCGTTCTGTCGCTCAACGACCGGCCGGTGACGATCAAGAGCATCGAGCAGGCGATCGCGGATCGGGCATTCGAGGAAGGCTGGGTCGTCGCGGAGAAGCCGGACCCGACCAAGCGGACCGGCAAGAAGGTTGCCGTCATCGGCAGCGGGCCGGCTGGCATGGCGGCGGCGCAGCAGCTCAATCGGGCAGGGCACGACGTCGTCGTCTTCGAACGCGACGACCGCGCCGGTGGCCTGATGGTCTACGGCATTCCGGACTTCAAGATGGACAAGGCCAAGGTCCAGCGACGCGTCGACCTGCTGGCCGAGGAAGGCATCGAGTTCCGCTGCGGCGTCAATGTCGGCAAGGACGTCACGACGGCCGAGCTCCAGGCGGAGTTCGACGCGATGATCCTGTGCAACGGCGCGACCAAGGCCCGCGATGTGAATGTGCCGGGGCGTGACCTGTCGGGCATCCACTACGCGATGACTTATCTGCCGCAGCAGACGCGCGAGAACCTCGCCGGCGTGCAGACCGAGGGAGACCAGATCTTTGCTGAGCAACAGATCAACGCCGCCGGCAAGCACGTGGTCATCATCGGCGGCGGCGACACGGCGGCGGACTGCCTCGGGACCGCACTCCGGCAGGGGGCCAAGTCGATCACGCAGTTCGACATCAACGCCCAGCCCCCCGAGGAGCGCGAGCCGCTCAAGACCTGGCCCAACTGGCCGATGGTTTTGCGCACCAGTGCCGCTCATGAAGAGGGCGCCGAGATCCACGGGCGCGACCTCCGCGACTACGCCGTCCTCACGAAGAGCTTCGTCGGCGACGGCCAAGGCAACGTCAAAGCGATCAAGGGCGTCCGCATCGAGAGCTTCAAGGACGACCAGGGCGTTCGCCACGTCACCGAGCTCGACGACGGCGGCTTCGAACTGCCGTGCGACCTCTGCCTGCTCGCCATCGGGTTCACGGGCCCCGACCCCGTCGGCCCGATCGGCGATCTCGACCTCACGCTCACCGAACGCGGCGCGGTCAAGGTCGATGACGACTACATGACCAGCTGCGACGGCGTCTTTGCGGCCGGCGACGCGCGGCGTGGGCAGAGTCTGGTTGTCTACGCCATCAGCGAAGGACGTCAGGCCGCGCGGTGCTGCGACGAGTGGCTGATGGGCCGGCCGAGCGACCTGCCCTTCATGCACTTGGAGCTTTGACCCCGCCGTCTGTGTTGCCGACGAAAAGAACGATCGAGTGCGTTTTGGAACCCAGATGATCGTTCCAACCGAGGTCATCCAGAGCGGATTCGAATCATTCGTCGTGTTCGGTGGCACTGCATCCTTGCAGTGGCACCAGAGCCCGATCAGTGAATTCGCTCTAACTTCAGTTTTGCCCGCGGCGACGGCGGAGGCTGAGCATGCCGACGGCGGCCGCGATAACCAGCGCCGAGCCCGGCTCTGGAATGGCTGACGGATCGCTCACCGGCGACAGCGTTAGGAAGTCGATGATGCCTTCGACCTGATCGTCCGTCAGGGCACCCGTGTAGACGATCGCCGCCGAGACGAAGACGTCGGAGTCGGCAAGTCCACCGCCGGCGACGGAACTGGTGCTGCCGGTGCGGACGTCGCCGAGGAAGAACTGATCGCTCGATGTGTTGTTGGCAGCACTGCCGCCGTTGTCGACCGGCCCGATGGTGATGTTGGTCGTGCCGCCGGTGAACTGCCAGTTGGTCACGATGCCGCTGTCGAAGCGGGCGGCTCGTACGAGCAACTCGTCGGCCGGATCGTCCGCTCCGGTGTTGTTGCCGTTGTCGTAGCGAAGCGACCCATCAGCCGCGAGGTGGAAGTTGTTGACGTCGCCCGTGAGTGCCGAAGGCGAGCCAATGCCACCCGGTCGCACGCTCGACTCTCCTGCTCCGTTGGCGTCGGAGGAGTAGACGAGGAAAACGGTGACTTCGCTCAGGGTGCTCCCGGTCGTCAGGTCAGTCCCGAGCAAGTCGTTGGCCGAGTCGCTGAACAAGATGCCGTCGACGTTCTGGCCAGCAAAAGCGCCGGTGGTGGCGTTGAAGGTCGATGCCGTCGGAACGGTCGGGCTCGTGAAGGCGGGCGACGTACCGACCGGGAGTATCAGGTCGTTGCCGTTCCCGCTCGAGTCGATCCAGGTCGTTCCGTCGAAGTTGGTTCCGGCCTCACGCGCCCAAAGTACGAGGCTTCCCGAAACGCTCGGATCGTTCGGCAAAATCGGGCTGGCGGTCGCGAGCAACGGGCAAAGCAGCGTGGGCAGGGCGATGAAGGTCGTGGTGGTGATGATGCGCATGGTTCCTCCGAAGGGGATCGTGATTCTCCGGCAGTCTCCGGCGAGACTGCCTTCGAAAAGTAACCCGACGTTCGCGATACAGCTTGACTTGTTCGGTCACGTACTTGACATAGAGTGACAATCTTGACGAAACACAGGCTCCAGATCGCCGCCCTGTTCGATCCCTATCTGCCGCAGCTGCGCGACGTCATTCGCGGCATGATCGATTTCGTCAGCGAACGCCAGCCTGACTGGGAGATCGTGATGGCCCACCTTGCGGTCAAGGACACGCCCTCCAAGGAGCCGATCGCGCTGTCGCGATTCGACGGATTCATCGATTCCAATCCGTTGCCGCGCACGACGCGATTCCTGAGCGGACGGCCGACGGTTCTGCTGGAAGAGACCCGGATCGACAGGGGAATCCCGATCGTTTGCACGGACATGAGTGGTGTCGGGCGGGCCTGTGCCGAGCACCTTGTCGAGTCGGGCCTTCGACAGTTCGCGGTCGTCACGTCGCCCGGGTCCGAGCGCGGTCCCGACCGGCTGCGTCGCGACGGCTTCCGGTACTGTCTTCGCGGGCACGGATTCGACGAGCCGACCGTTTTCCAGAGTGGCGTTCGCATGGATGCCTCTGCTGAGTGGTCGTGGGAGGATCAGGTCGATGACCTGTCCGATTGGCTCGCAGCGCAGCCCCGCCCGATCGGCGTGATGGCGGTCGACATCGCCTACGGCTGGCGAACCCTGACCGCCACGCAACACGCGGGTCTTCGCGTCCCTGAAGATGTCTGTCTTGTCGTCGGCGGCGACGACGAGCTGATCCTCGGCGGACTTAGACCCTCGCTTTCAGGGGTTGCATACCACCAGAAGCGTGTCGGGTTTCAGGCCGCCGAAGTCCTCCACCGCATTCTCAGCGGCGAGCAGGTGCCGTCGCTACAACGAGTCAGGCCGCTCGGTGTGATCGAGAGGCAGTCCAGCCTCTTCATCGCAAGCGAGGACCCCTTGGTCGAGAAGATGATGCAATACATCTGGCGTCACGTCGAAAAGGGCGTCACGGTCCAGCAGATCACGGCTCTCGTCCCCGTGTCGCAAAGAACCCTCGTCAGACGGTTCGAAAAAGCGATCGGCCGAACACCGCACGAAGAGATCCGGCGATCGCAATTGCAGACCGCTCGTCGACTTCTGACGACGACTGATTTCTCACTCCGCGAGGTGGCGGCGCGTTCAGGCCTGGGCACGCCGACCAATCTCAGCCAGGCCGTCCGCCGCGTGGCGGGCGTAAGTCCGTCCGAACTCCGCCGCCAGCATCGTTGACCTATCGGCAGCTAGTGGTCGGGAATCACAAGATCGGCGACCATGAGCAGGTGATCGCTGGCGAGACTGTCGGATGCGAGGAGTCCGTGCCGGGCGAGTGTCGCATCGTCCAGGTCGGCCGTGTCCAGCACGAACGCCTGTTTCGCCGTGATGGAGCTCGCATGCGTGATCAGGTCCAGCCGTCCAGGCCAGAACGACTCCGTCGGGCTCAGGCCGCGCCAGGTCACGGCCGTGTCTTCGCCGAGCTGTGTCGGCAAGGTCTCGCTCAAGCGCAGCGGCGCGTCGGTGAGCATGTCCAGCGGCCTGCGTGAGCCGACTAGGTTGTAGTCGCCGGCCACGATGATCGGATGGTTCTCGGCGTGTAGTCGGAGTGCCTCGATGAGTGCAGTCACCTCGGCCACGCGCTGATCGTCCTCTGGACTCCCGGCAAAGCCACAGCACTTGAGGTGCACACTGACGACGAGCGGATCGCCTTTGCCGATGCCGTCGCCGTTCGCATCGATGATGGCCGCCGCGCCACGAACACCGCTGCCGAGCGAGATCGGTTGCATGTCGTTTCGGCTGGCGACCGCACAACCCAGGCCATCGGCGACGACGTTCCATCGACCCTCGAGACCGCGATCGAGGACGCGTTTGACGCTCCGCGCAGCCGCGGCCGTGTCTGGAACTTCGCCTTCGTCGCGGTCGGGTAAGTCCTCGCGTGCCACCGCCTCCTGCAATGCGATGACGTCCGCATCGACCGCGGCCAGCAATCGGCTGACCTGCCGACCA
Proteins encoded:
- the gltB gene encoding glutamate synthase large subunit produces the protein YDPRFEHDNCGFGFVANVAGRRSHRLFTRALEMLTHMEHRGGCGCDPGSGDGAGVLVGMPDSFLRRAAGEIKIDLPPAGEFAVGMMFLPQDTVQRRKCERLFERVLADYDMQVLGWRDVPTDNRSLGHDAKEAEPTVRQAFVGMRRSFYDRGDFNRRLYLVRQRVENHVEFGDARDWPDAVKEQFYLCTLSTNRLVYKGMLTAPQLGTYYPDLLDDDFASHFAIVHSRFSTNTFPSWRLAHPYRYLAHNGEINTIRGNRNWMRARYGSLKSDRFGAELDKLFPILSSSTSDSATLDNALQFLAVNGRSIAHSMLMLIPEAWQNDPRMDPELRAFYEYHACLMEPWDGPAGVAFTNGRQLGAVLDRNGLRPARYYLTHDDMLVMGSEAGAIELPPEDIKQKWRLQPGKMLLADFEQGRIIDDGELKGDLLDARPWARWLRESLVDVEARMAEERSKDIRGSFASPTGPRVGASPEPVRDHDGLSTETMKPTGDRDASGDALLKAQRAFGYTNEDLRMLIYPMAASGAEAVGSMGADTPLACLSDRPQPLFNYFKQLFAQVTNPPLDAIREEMVTSLVTYLGHEKNLLDESPDHARLLKLRGPIISSEELAWIRDFGESKEGSEDFSSATVPFLFDRPSDDATDEEVAAALELAVDELCHEVSEAVHDGRNIIVLSDRGVSEDRVPIPSLLAVAAVHHYLIRDGTRNQCGIIVETGEAREGHHFCCLLGYGAGAINPYLALETISDLHADGLLPPQDSAEAAKRNYVKAAHKAILKVASKMGISTVQSYRAAQIFEALGIGENVIDRYFVDTPSRIGGIGMAEIGREAIMKHRVAYPRVEAEKARVLDAGGYYQWRRDGEYHQWNPNTVAKLQHAVRVDSKKSYDQYAKLVDDDARAKSTLRGLMTIEPKNEAVPLDEVESAKEIVKRFATGAMSFGSISAEAHETLAIAMNEIGGKSNSGEGGEDPDRYIQLGVNGEARSNPRRSAIKQVASGRFGVHGEYLRNSDQIQIKVAQGAKPGEGGALSGQKVDETIARVRHSTPGVGLISPPPHHDIYSIEDLAQLIHDCKNINPQADVSVKLVSEVGVGTVAAGVAKAKADHIVIAGFDGGTGNAALSSIKHCGLPWELGLAETQQTLLKNGLRGRIRLQADGGMKTGRDVVIAALLGAEEVGFSTAPLIALGCIMMRVCHLNTCPVGIATQDPELRKKFVGTPENVINFMFFIAEEVREHMAKLGFRTFDEMVGRSDCLKFADLSAHPKLRHLDLSPIVRHVEPRENDAPRNIIEQDHELDRALDNRLIELAEPALDRGEKVHAEVPVRNVNRTCGTMLSGKVAEKFGLRGLDDDTIRFQFSGTAGQSFGAFLAKGVTLELEGDANDYVGKGLSGGRVVVYPPDESTFKAEENIIAGNVIGYGAIAGELFLRGVVGERFCVRNSGANAVAEGCGDHGCEYMTGGRVLLLGKTGRNFAAGMSGGIAYVYDPDDDLAARCNMEMVELGPVDEADDLETVRRLMTRHVELTNSPVARGMLEHFDSAISFFKRVMPIDYRRVLEERRMRAVATNTSAASAAT
- a CDS encoding helix-turn-helix transcriptional regulator — translated: MRRPRRTKFNDQAKAVVEYLISEHDMTVTQIAEICQVDKSFISRCKNGERELSYDHLDRLSLALDVVPGALLFAAMPMRVPHRNPRLRELHEQCVALLNAASPGFQKPKKRKRDDGETPPTSAAA
- a CDS encoding RluA family pseudouridine synthase; the protein is MAKAAGQIIHVSQELGGKTLGAVLKQKLRVSWGEAEMRVFERRVAVHGNLCLDPARRLKTGDVVNLLDTPAAKPKEAKDLDIVYQDRDVVVVDKPAGIVSVREPRESKMSRERRERQPTLDELLTKRLSRPHDRGKTVFPVHRLDRDTSGLMIFARNAGAERELIRRFQAHDIDRVYAAVTRNGPPPRRTVNTLIVRDRGDGKRGSLKPGQSDERAQRAITHVQPSGDIGELGLVECRLETGRTHQIRIHLSELGHPICGDKLYGTGKEADPPPRQALHARFLGFAHPKTGQPLFFERDWPADLADWLYPNRQR
- a CDS encoding gamma-glutamyltransferase family protein, coding for MQPLSGRQPVHARNVVATSQPLATQAGLEMLSLGGSAVDAAIAAAVCLTVVEPTSNGIGGDLFAIVNDGDDLVGLNASGRSPAAWTPDRFAGLDKMPWRGWDSVTLPGCVAGWVDLSDRFGRLPFKQLFEPAIHQARDGFPVSPITADAWKRAETVFGEPAFVDTFLPAPASSEVWRSEGHASTLQAIADSKGESFYRGDLARQIVAASDAGGGSMTLADLASHENLWHTETELMRTDALGVSLYEMPPNGQGIAACLALGICQRLDCDDWHSEQGLHLQIEAMKLAFADLHTHVADRDVMSFDPAALLNETYLDERAKLIDRERATTYAAGVPTDGGTVNLVACDADGLMISLIQSNYAGFGSGIVVPGTGIALQNRGAGFVTTPGHPNQVGPSKRPFHTIIPGFVKRDGKPLLPFGLMGGPMQAQGHLQLMLRVFASGQGVQHAIDAPRWQVMGGLKVLVEPGLDADALRHRGHEVTVSDFRPFGGAQLAQRLENGTYAAASDPRKDGHAGGF
- a CDS encoding glutamate synthase subunit beta, which gives rise to MGKPTGFKEIARETRRRRPVELRIKDWDEIYIPLEDQNLRNQGARCMDCGVPFCNNGCPLGNQIPDWNDLVYRDRWYEAYQSLARTNNFPEFTGRICPAPCEEACVLSLNDRPVTIKSIEQAIADRAFEEGWVVAEKPDPTKRTGKKVAVIGSGPAGMAAAQQLNRAGHDVVVFERDDRAGGLMVYGIPDFKMDKAKVQRRVDLLAEEGIEFRCGVNVGKDVTTAELQAEFDAMILCNGATKARDVNVPGRDLSGIHYAMTYLPQQTRENLAGVQTEGDQIFAEQQINAAGKHVVIIGGGDTAADCLGTALRQGAKSITQFDINAQPPEEREPLKTWPNWPMVLRTSAAHEEGAEIHGRDLRDYAVLTKSFVGDGQGNVKAIKGVRIESFKDDQGVRHVTELDDGGFELPCDLCLLAIGFTGPDPVGPIGDLDLTLTERGAVKVDDDYMTSCDGVFAAGDARRGQSLVVYAISEGRQAARCCDEWLMGRPSDLPFMHLEL